CGATACCACGGAGTTGGTGGGCAAGTTGAATCGCACGCTACGCGGCTGGGCGAACTACTTCAAGGTAGGTACGGTCAGTCGTGCGTATCGGGCACTCGACAGCTACACCAGCACGCGGTTGCGTCGGTGGTTACGTACCAAGCACAAGGTAAGACGTCGCAGGGGCGGGAGCTATCCACCCTCGCACCTCTACGGGCACTTTGGTCTCGTTCGTCTACAAGGACCTTGGCAGTGACTCGCCGTGTACGAAGGCGTGATGTCTTGTCCGAGAGCCGGATGCGGGAGATCTGCATGTCCGGTTGTGCGTCCAGCGAAGGCTGGCGTGTTCAGCAGGAGTCAGTCCTGCCGGGGTAGAAGTCAGAGGCCCCGTAGCTTGGATAGCAGGGTGGCGGGAAACCAAGACTCTGAAGCCTATCGACAGGCATTTCCTAGGGGAATGCGCGAGTCATCGGGCCGTAACAAAAGTGAACGTAGATGTGGCCTCGAAAATGAAAAGCTCCGAGGGCCGAGCCCGCAACCGTGAGGGTGAAGGCAGCATGGGTAGCCGAAATCTGACCGATACGGCTATTCCACTTCGGCGGGGTGGAAGCGACGGCACGATGACAAGGACATGCTGAGCAACTGGAGAAACCCTCCTCGCCCCGGCGCGAAATCGCGGGAGCAAGGTAGGTCCTATAACCGGCGAACCCGGGAAGTGGACCGAAGGCGAGAGGGTGGCGGATGGGTCCGTAGTAGCGGTGAAGCCGGGTAACGCTGGCGGAGCGAAGGGGCCCTGCTGTTTGTAACTTCCTCGACAACACGGGAGGCAAGGACGAGATGACAAAGGCGTCCAGCAGTTTGCAGGACCTGAGGCGGGGAATATACGTCAAGGCGAAGGCTGAACCGTCCTGGCGTTTCTGGGGTTTGTACGTCCATGTCTGCAAGATGGACACGCTGCGCGAAGCGTATGCGCTGGCCAGAAGGAACAACGGCGCTCCGGGTATCGACGGAGTGACGTTTGAGGTCATCGAGGCGCAAGGCGTGGAGGCGTTCCTCGAGCGGATACGGGACGAACTGATCGGGCGTGCCTACGTACCGCTACGATCGCGGCGGCAGGAAATCCCGAAGGACGGGGGCAAGGTCCGTGTCCTTTCGATTCCGGCAATCCGTGACCGGGTGGTCCAGGGTGCGCTCAAGCTCATATTGGAGCCGATCTTCGAGGCAGACTTCCAACCGGGGTCGTATGGTTATCGTCCGAAGCGTACCGCGCATGAAGCGGTGCATCGGGTGGCGACGGCGATTGTTCAGTGCAAGACCCGCGTCATAGACCTTGATTTGCGCGCCTACTTTGACACAGTTCGGCATCATCTACTGCTTGAAAAAGTGGCGCGTCGGATCAAGGACGACGACGTAATGCATCTGCTGAAGCTGATGCTGACGGCGTCGGGCAAACAAGGCGTTCCGCAAGGCGGGGTGATTTCACCGTTGCTCAGTAACATCTATCTCACTGAGGTAGACCGTATGCTGGAGCGGGCGAAAGAAGCCACGCGCAACGGGAAGTACACCTACGTCGAGTATGCCCGATTCGCTGACGATCTGGTGGTGCTGATCGATGCCCATCCGCGCCATGCGTGGCTGCTGAGGGCGGTGACCACGCGACTTCGGGAAGAGTTTGCCAAACTGCAGGTTGAGGTCAATGAAGAGAAGAGCCGCTCCGTTAATCTAGACCGCTCAGAGAGCTTCGGCTTTCTGGGATTCGACTTCCGTCGACTCCGCAGCGTACAGAGGCAGGTGTGGCGGGCGCACTATACGCCAAAGCTGAAGAAGCGCACGGCGTTATTGCGTAAGCTCAAAGAGGTGTTTCGGCGATACCAGTCGCAGCCGGTAGATCGGGTGGTAGAACTGATCAATCCAGTGTTACGCGGTTGGGTGAATTACTTCGCTGTTGGACATTCCAGCGAGTGCTTCAGCTTCATCAAAGACTGGGTAGAAAAGAAGATCAGGCGCCACATGGGGCGCTCCCGGAATCGGCGGGGCTTCGGCTGGAAGCGGTGGAGTAGGCGCTGGTTGTATGAGGAACTGAAGCTGTTCAACGGCTATCGTGTTCGTCGTGCTGCCGCACCGAAAGCGCGCCCAGCATGATAGGTCCCATAAATCTTGACATGAAGCAAACAGGAGAGCGTAGTGCCGGAAATCGGCCCGCTGCGTTCGACGTGGCGGGAGCTGGAAACGTGACCATGGTTGCCGGATTGCGGGCCATCGCGAAAGCGGTGGAATCACCACCGGCGCCTATCGGTGCGCGCGCCAGTTCTCGACCCTACCGCTGAGCGGGTTGTGGAAACGGGGTTAAGGCAAGGATATTCGGGCACCGCCAGACGAAAGGGGCGGAAACAGACAAACCGAACCTAATGCTACCGCGCCACAACTCGACTCTACCGGTCCCTGCCTCATGCAATCGGCATGCGCACCATGAAGCATCGGAAGGCTGCGATCGGCAGAACGCGACCCGTTACGGACTGCCAAACGAATCCGTCGACCGTCTGCAGCTGCACCGAAGGCGGACGGTTACTGGCCACGACCTTCGGGCAACCGCCTTGACGCATCTTCTAGCCGGATGGACCGACGATTTCGTGTCAATGCGATTGGCGCACTTGGGTAAGAACCTGCGGTTCGCTAAACCTTCATTGCAGAGGACTCTCAGCTCCTACTCCTTGTCGGTCTCCCAGCGCGCGCAGTCTTGACGCCAACTCGCCGGTTGTGAGAGATCCTCGGAAAAGATCCGGCTCGCATAACTCGTGAAAGTTTGCTTACCGTGGTCTGCGCCGACCGTCGATGGTCCAGATCCGACAATTTGATTTTGGGTATTTCCTTTGGTGTTAGCATTCGTCGGATGCAGCCCCGTTTCCCGGCGGCTGTCATTCTGCGGACTTCCGGAAGTGTCATCGTCCGGTAATTTTCGTTGAGAGGGATTTCACATGGACAGACGTGAAGCACTAGTCGGTACCGGAATGCTTGCCTTTGCCGCGTTGGCAGCTGCAGAGCGGGCCTCAGCCCAGGAGAGCCCACACATGCATCATGCTGGACACTATAAGGCGCTGGCTGATGCGGCGGGGGCGTGCGTGTCGAAGGGGCAAGTCTGTGTGACCCATTGCCTCGACCTTCTGGCAACCGGCGACAAGGAAATGGCCGCGTGCTCCCAGAGCGTCGTGCAAATGCTTGCCCTTGTCACTGCGGTACAAGCGCTCGCCAACCAGGACTCCCGCTACCTTCCGGGTCTCGCCAAGGTCGCGTTGGACGCGTGCAACGATTGCGCGGAGGAATGCAAGAAACACGCTGACAAGCATGAGGTCTGCAAGGCGTGCATGGAGTCGTGTCGCACCACTGCCAAGGAGTGTCGGGCGGTGGCGATCTGACGTTGGGAAGAGTCTGCTGCGTGATCCGGCCGCAGCACCGCTTCCCTGGGGGCAGCGATCGCGGCCGGGCAGTGGCCCAACCTGATCCTCGTTACTGGTTTCCGCCCTCGGAAATTCTGAACGAACTGTCATAGATCGTTCGCATACTATTTTTTTTGACGTCTCGCCGGTCCGCCATGCTCAGCCGCCACCATCAGAAGATCGGGGCTTTGCTCGGGATGCTTGCGATCCTGCTGAGCGTGATCGCGCCGACCATATCTCAGGCGTTACGCAGCGAGTACACCGATGTCGCACATCACTCGCATCACGCGGCCGGCATTGCCCATGTAGCCCCCGCTGGGTCTGCCGCGCACCATCATGGTTCCGATTCGTCGTTGTTTTGCGACGCGTGTCCTTATTGCGGATTGATCGCGCACACGCCGGTCCTGACGGGCGCGGTCGCGCCTTTCGGCGTCAGCCCGCAACCACCATGGTTCCCCCCGACGGCCCTCGTCGCCGCGTTCCGCCCCTACACGGTGGGGACGCGGGCTCAGCCGCGCGCTCCCCCTGTCCTGTCCTGATCTTCGTTGTCGATTTCTCGCGATGTCGGTGGACGACGACGCCGTGCTGCCGCGCGTGTGCCGCGGCGATATGACAATAATTTGACCAGGAATTCAACATGCGAACCACTCTCAAACGGGGCGCGGTAGCGTTATGCGCGATCGTGCCGGGCCTTTTGTCATCCAATGCATCGGCTCACGCGGTGGCCGGTAACCGCGTTTTTCCGGCGACGATGGCAGTCGACGACCCCGGCGTTGGAGACGAAATCAATCTGGAATTCGGCCATGTCAAATCCGACACAGACGACGGCGACAGCCAGAACACCAATACCACGACGCTCGAATGGGACAAGCTGATCACTCCGAGCTTCGCCCTGATGGCGACGGGGACCTACGTGAACGTGAACGCACCGAATGGCGGCTCCGCCCGCGGTTTCGACAATGTCGCGGTCGGTGCCAAATATCGCTTCTACGTCAATGAAGCGCATGAGTTCATGGCATCGGCCGGCGTGATCGCCGAGCTGGGTGACACCGGCTCGAAGGCGATCGCCAATCCGCACTCGGCGATCACGCCAACGCTCTATCTCGGCAAGGGATTCGGCGATCTGCCGGACGGCCTGAAATATTTGAGACCGTTTGCGATCACCGGCACCATCGGCCCGCGCGTGACGATGAACAGCTCCGATCCTAATTCCCTGAATTGGGGCGTAACGTTGCAATACAGCCTGCCTTATCTGCAGAATTTCGTGCAGGACGTGGGGCTCAGAGCGCCCTTCAGTAACCTGATCCCGCTCGTCGAATTCCCGATGAGTACCTGTACC
The DNA window shown above is from Paraburkholderia sp. BL10I2N1 and carries:
- the ltrA gene encoding group II intron reverse transcriptase/maturase; the protein is MTKASSSLQDLRRGIYVKAKAEPSWRFWGLYVHVCKMDTLREAYALARRNNGAPGIDGVTFEVIEAQGVEAFLERIRDELIGRAYVPLRSRRQEIPKDGGKVRVLSIPAIRDRVVQGALKLILEPIFEADFQPGSYGYRPKRTAHEAVHRVATAIVQCKTRVIDLDLRAYFDTVRHHLLLEKVARRIKDDDVMHLLKLMLTASGKQGVPQGGVISPLLSNIYLTEVDRMLERAKEATRNGKYTYVEYARFADDLVVLIDAHPRHAWLLRAVTTRLREEFAKLQVEVNEEKSRSVNLDRSESFGFLGFDFRRLRSVQRQVWRAHYTPKLKKRTALLRKLKEVFRRYQSQPVDRVVELINPVLRGWVNYFAVGHSSECFSFIKDWVEKKIRRHMGRSRNRRGFGWKRWSRRWLYEELKLFNGYRVRRAAAPKARPA
- a CDS encoding DUF2946 domain-containing protein, whose translation is MLSRHHQKIGALLGMLAILLSVIAPTISQALRSEYTDVAHHSHHAAGIAHVAPAGSAAHHHGSDSSLFCDACPYCGLIAHTPVLTGAVAPFGVSPQPPWFPPTALVAAFRPYTVGTRAQPRAPPVLS
- a CDS encoding four-helix bundle copper-binding protein yields the protein MDRREALVGTGMLAFAALAAAERASAQESPHMHHAGHYKALADAAGACVSKGQVCVTHCLDLLATGDKEMAACSQSVVQMLALVTAVQALANQDSRYLPGLAKVALDACNDCAEECKKHADKHEVCKACMESCRTTAKECRAVAI